TTTAAAAATTTAAAAATTGCTGAAATGAATGGAGAGTTTTTTGCAACAGTTTCAAAAAAAGACAGTATCTTAAGTACTGTCACAATGTCATTAGACCAAAATAAGAAAATGTATGTAGAAAACTATTTATATTAGAAGAATGGAAATTTCTGGATAAAAACAAAATATAATGGAGAGAACTTAGGTGATGAAGATTCGGAAATCAAGTATATAAGCAATAAAGAACTAGTTAAAGGAATAGAAGAAATTAGAGAAAACAATAGAAAATGTATCGAATTATGAAATATAAAAAGGAATCCATATTAGATAAATTAATAGTTTAAAGAATACAGGTAAGAAAAAATAACAGAATATTAAAAATTGTAGGAAAGACAAATATTGGCGATTTTAAGATTATCTTTGTATTTTGTTGTATTTAAGAACATTATATAATGACGGTTGGTCTTGATACACAAAAGTTAGCTGCAATTGAATTAAAACAGGATTATAATAGCATCTATAAAGTATCTTTTATATATTACGAAGACTTACAAAGATGGTAAGAGTATATTTTTGCAAGAAATTTGTATATAATAATATTGATATACATAATTAAATGAACTTATTTATTATAAGCATTTAATTATCATTGTTTCGGTTTATTAATTGATAAAGGGAGGAATATGAAAAAGTTAGATTTAAATTTGATTACACATTTAATATTACAAGTCATTTTATTTATACCGATAATTCCTTTTTTTAAGTATCATCAACAAATAGATATCGGAATTTTTATAATTATTTTACTAGGTATTGTAAACTTTATATCTTATATTATAACAGTGCTAAACTATAAAAATAGTTTTATTTTAAAACATAGCATTTTAATTATTGCATTTATTATTTTTATATGTATGGAAGATTCAATATTAATTAAGTTGCAAATAGGCAAACATATAGAATTATTAATTTACAGTTTGCTGTTACTTGAAAACTTAGACTTAATATTTTCGATAAAAAAAATTACTTATATAAGAATTTTAACAATAATTACTACTGTTATATCAGCGTTAACAGTAAATTATAATTATTATTTTTCTAATTTATTATATAATTATATAGTAATCATGTTATTTATGAGTCCTTGCATAACGTGTTTATTAGATAAAAATATACAAAAATATCATATTAATGAGATCATTTTTTTACAAGTTTGCTTCGTTTCTTCTTTTTTAATTTTTATAAAGTTTAATAGTATAGAAGGTGTATCAGTTAGCGAATATTTGCTTTTGTCATTAATATCAATGGAATTGGTATTGCTATATCGAATTATTAGCACAGATATTAAAAAAAGAATATTGTTATTTAGTAATGCAATGAAAAAAATGTTTTTTAGCTATTTTTTATTATTTGTTATGTTACTTTTAATTGGAATACCTATAGAGTTAGCAATTTTATTATATTTGTATTATTTTATATTCATATCAGAATTACTATGTTATAGAAAATATAAAAAATATCAGCGAATTACTTTCGATGAAATAA
This sequence is a window from Anaerococcus prevotii DSM 20548. Protein-coding genes within it:
- a CDS encoding membrane protein, whose amino-acid sequence is MKKLDLNLITHLILQVILFIPIIPFFKYHQQIDIGIFIIILLGIVNFISYIITVLNYKNSFILKHSILIIAFIIFICMEDSILIKLQIGKHIELLIYSLLLLENLDLIFSIKKITYIRILTIITTVISALTVNYNYYFSNLLYNYIVIMLFMSPCITCLLDKNIQKYHINEIIFLQVCFVSSFLIFIKFNSIEGVSVSEYLLLSLISMELVLLYRIISTDIKKRILLFSNAMKKMFFSYFLLFVMLLLIGIPIELAILLYLYYFIFISELLCYRKYKKYQRITFDEIIDKYYYDENRNMELERLNILRIQTFLHDDILQIIIAIRRWIEDNLSGSGKKYIIQNLDKLNDLIRHEIDSFNPKLKDYKSLYDAYNRLIKDLEDMYLSSEIFIEFECDKSIELPAPYDELIYKCMNELLINAFKHSKGYNTNIVLKVEKSIAYLTITNVGDYIDDEDKIKDGNIGLNILRFNLKDYNGNFEYNIFKNNEEFEESYVQFKINIPLDRSVINENFVNRRS